In Microbacterium enclense, the DNA window TACCTCCGTCGGCTCCTCACGGTGTGGATCGCAGGCATCGTCGCAAACGCGCTCGCCGCGATCGCTGTGTCCTACGGGATTGTCTCCCTCTCGGGGATTTTGACTCAAGCTACAGGCGAACGCCTGAGCGGATTGGCTTCGCACCCGAACTCACTCGCGTTCTCTGTCTGCCTGGCCATAGCTCCGTGTGTGTTCTTGCTGTCGACGGGACGAGCCAAGATCGCGTGGATGCTCTGCCTTGCTGTGATCTTGTGGGGAGGAACGCTCAGCGAATCTCGTGCGGCACTCCTCGTTGGGCTCCCGGTCCTGAGCGTCGCTCTCGTGATCACGCTTTCCCGCTCGCGTCTGAGGTCGCTGGCCTGGCCGGTGCTCATTCTGGGCGTGGTCGCGGCGTGGTTCGTTCTGCCTCTTGTCCTCTCCAATTCGCGCCTGAGCGATGGGGCGGGGGCGCTGAGTGACGCGGGCCGGGTGTCTCTGAACGAGAACGCGCTACGGCTGTTCTTGCAGAGCCCCCTCACCGGCGAGGGGTTTGATAGTCAGTCCGGCGTTTCCGTCCCGTTGACGGTTTTGACCGCAGGCGGGATTCTCTTTGCGCTCGGCTACTACGCGTTCGTTTTCGCACCGCTTCCGGTGCTCTGGCTGCATCGGCAGACGTCGATCGCCCCGTATGGACTCGTCACGGTGCTGGCGTTGATCGGTTTCGGATTTTTCAACCCCGTCTTCATGGAGCGCGCGACTTACTGGCCGATTCTCATTGCGATGGCGCTGTGCATCAAGGCCGGCACATCGACCACCATGGCTCGGTCACTCCACGAATCGCGTCCGACAGGTTTCACTCCCCGTTGAGGGTGGCTCGCCGCCCCTTTCGTGGCGCTCGGGAGAGGCGCGTGTATGGAGCACCTCAGGGGCTTTCGAGTACCCCCACGACGACCTCGGAGAAGTTTGTGGCTACCGATTCGATCGACGGGATGTCGGACCGCAGCGGTCGCCCGGTGACAGGTTGCTCTGCCATGAGGCTCAGGGCCTTCTCTGCGTACGCACGCGGGTCGTCCGGGAGCGTGACCCGCTCGCCATCACGAAGGAATTCCATTTCTGGGGCGTGGTAACGATACGAGGTCGTGAACACGGGGAGCCCCAACGCCAGGGCGTCCACCGCGACGAGCCCTACCCGACCGGGCATCCACACCGCCTGGACGACATGTCCCAGCCTGGCGAGTTCGGCGCCACGGGCGGCGGGGATGTGCTCGATGGCCTGCCCGGCGCGCGCGAGAGCGTCTTGCAACTCGCCCTGGCCGACGACAATGAGTGAGAACGTCGGGTCCTTTCGCCGCGCCCAGATTGCTGCGTCGACGAGAAAGTCGATGCGTTTGGCTGCGTCGAGCCCTCCGACGAAGAGTGCACGGGGTGCTCGGGGCCACTTCACGTGCACATCGAAACGTTCCTGCGCCCCGAGCGAGGTGTACGCCTGCCTGAGCGAAGCCGAATCAGTGCTGTTGCCGATGGCGACGACCTTGTCTGCGCTGAGCTTGCCCTTCTCGAGGAGGTAGTCGCGCCCGCCGTCCGCGTATGTCATCACGGCATCCGCTCGCCGTGCCAGTGCCCATTCGATGCGATCCGACACGGCTCCCGCGTCATTGACGTACGGTCGACCGTGCCCCCACAGGACCAACTTCTTCCTCCCGAGGGCCCTCACCCATGCAAGGTTGTTCAGCGCCTCGAGTTCGGAGACGAGAACATCAGGGCGGAGGTTTGCGGGAAGGGCGCGCCACTGAAGGTGCCGAGGACCGAGCTGCAGTCCTGCTGCCGTCACGTCCAGGCGCCATGGCGGGTTCTCCTTGTCCCCCCGGGCAGCTTGAGCGCCAACGGGGTGCCCGGCCGCGACGAGGAACTGGATGTCGCGGTCAGCCAGCTTCTGCCGGATGGTTTCGAAGAGCGGAACCCGATAGGCGGGAACGTAAGGCTGCGTGACGACCACCAGAGGGCCCGTAGTCATGTGTGACCTCCACCCCGGGCGCTCTCGTATGCATCTCGCGCCTGCGCCGCCGCAGTGTTCCATCGGAACTCCCGTTCGGCGTATGCGCGAGCGCGGGCACCCAAGGCCATGTCGTCGAGTGCGTCGGCGACCACCCGAGCAATGCTCGCCGGGTCATCTCGAGCCACGCGCAGCGCGCCGCTTTTCACAGCTCGTGCAGCAATGCCCACGTGCTCGCTGGTCACGACTCGTCTGCCGGCGGCCATGGCCTCCGCGACAGCGACACCGAAGCTTTCATCTTCACTCGGGAGGACGAAGACGTCGCACTGCCGGAGCAGATCGCGGCGTTGGGACGAATCGACGGGACCGAGCACGGTGACCAGATGGTCGACGCCGAGCTGCCGAGCGAGCACGGCGGGGTCCT includes these proteins:
- a CDS encoding glycosyltransferase; translated protein: MVVTQPYVPAYRVPLFETIRQKLADRDIQFLVAAGHPVGAQAARGDKENPPWRLDVTAAGLQLGPRHLQWRALPANLRPDVLVSELEALNNLAWVRALGRKKLVLWGHGRPYVNDAGAVSDRIEWALARRADAVMTYADGGRDYLLEKGKLSADKVVAIGNSTDSASLRQAYTSLGAQERFDVHVKWPRAPRALFVGGLDAAKRIDFLVDAAIWARRKDPTFSLIVVGQGELQDALARAGQAIEHIPAARGAELARLGHVVQAVWMPGRVGLVAVDALALGLPVFTTSYRYHAPEMEFLRDGERVTLPDDPRAYAEKALSLMAEQPVTGRPLRSDIPSIESVATNFSEVVVGVLESP